In Orcinus orca chromosome 15, mOrcOrc1.1, whole genome shotgun sequence, the DNA window TCACACTTGAGGTCTCGGTGGACGACGTCCAGGTTGTGGCAGTACTTGACGGCTGAGGACAGCTGCCAGAACATCTTGCGTGCCACGTCCTCGTGCAGGGCCCCCCGGCACTTGATGAACTCGAGTAGGTCGCCCTGAACTCCGAGCTCCATGATGATGTAGATACGGCCGTCGCAGGTCTCAAAGATCTCGTAGGTCTTGATGATGGAGCGGTGGTTGACGGTCGCCAGGATGTCCATCTCCCGGGGAAGAAATCTCTCCACAAAGTCCATGGGAGTCTTCTTGCGGTCGATGATCTTGACGGCCACGTTGAACTTGAGGCGCTCGGAGTAGGCGGATTTGACTTTTGCGTATGAGCCCTTGCCCAGGTTGATGCCCACGATGTAACCCTTCTTCCTTAGGACTGCGGCATCATCCATGGTGCCAGGAGCGTCTGGCGCCACTGCCCTCTACATCCCCTCCCAACCTGGGCCAGCAGGCATTGTCCTCGTTTGCACTGTGGGAAGCCGTCTGGCCGGTCTGGGCCTGCACTTGGAGGTGTGGAACACCCAGCATTGTCCCCCTACATGACTTCAGCCTGTGAAGTCATAAAGCCAGGCTGCCCGGAGTGGGGACTGGCCGGGGACAGGCCCTGGAGCCCTGGAAGTCAGGCTGGCCTGGCAGGAGTCCTGTTCCCTGCCTGCTGGAAGGAAGCTGGCGCCCAGGACTGTGGTGACCCTCACTGCTCTTCCTCCTCGCTGTGCTGCACTGTCCCGAGTCAGGCCCAGGGGACCGCCCAGGTCCAGCCAGCATGTGGGCCCCACGCCCGTTTCTCTCTCCTGGATGTGGGGACTGACTCTGCAATGGCCTCTGTCCCACAAGGGCCAATTTCCTGACCCTTCTTTGAGGTGTGATGAGCACCCCCTCGGGGGCTGTGTCTTCGGAACCTGCCGTgctggggagggacttccctggtccggCCAGGCTGGTGGTGGTTCCAAGCCTGGGAGACAAGACCAGCTGTccggggagcgggggtggggtgggggtgggtcagTGCTCTGACGGCGAGCAGGGTGTGCTTGGGGCAGAGGGCAGCTCAGAGGCTGTGAGTGCCCAGCCCGGCGGCCCGGTCCCCAGTGGGCTGGCAGATGCACGTTCCgggatgggtggtggtggtgataggtCCAGGCAGGGAAgggcgtgggggagggaaggcCGTTCTGAGAATGGCTGAGTCCCAGAGttaggaggaggtggaggagagggtggggggaCAGCTGCTGCAGGTCCCGGGGCAGGAGCAGCCAGAACCCAAGTCCCATTTTAAGATGGGTCCTGGAAGAGCACATAGGGAAGGGGCTTTGGGGTGAGCAGAGGCTAGCGCCTGTGGCCAGGCACGGGGAGGCTGGACCAGGCAGGCCCACGGGGAGGGGGACCGGCAACAGAGGGAGACTGGGTTCTGGTGCGTTGGCCAGTGAGTGGGCGGGGCCTCAGGTGGAGCCTTGGTGCTGCGGTCCCAGGGGTCTTGGGGGACGGCAGCACCCCTAGCACTGACAGTGAAGAGCAAGCACCTGGGTGAGGGGGGATCCTGAATTATGTCGCTGGGACCTTTGTGAGCTGTTGGAACCCTGGGAGGGCACATCTTTGCATCTCAGACTGTCTTTACCCCTGGAAACAACGTGGAAACCCTTTTGTTCTTGCTTTGGGAAACGGGGCCTCCTGTAGCGTCTCCTCGGGTGTTTCGCAAGCCCTGCTGTCCACTTGTCTGTCCTCTGTAGCGCGTTGCCAGGACAGGAGGCGTGCCGTGTGTGTGCTCAGTtctctgggggttgggggagaggaagTCCTgtttgtgggtgggtgggtgggagtgaCTGTGGAACCCGCATGCAGGGGATCAGCAGGGCTCCCCCAGGTGCCGACAGGTGTGTTGTCCTGGCCGGAGCACAGCGCATGGACACACCTGGAGCGTGGAGAGCTCCCTGGCAGGAGGTCTGTGTGGAAGATCTCAGCGCAGGGCAGCCGGGTCCAGATGCCAGCGGGAGTGACTGGGCTGATGCCTGCCTTTCTCCTGGGGGATTTGGTAGAAATGACCAGAACTTCACTCCTTTGTGTCACAGAGGGGCCAGCTGCGAGGCCCCCAGGTCAGGCCCCAGAAGCCAGGCACCATCCCCACCTGTCTCCCTCGCCCCCAGGTCTCTGTCGGGAGCACCCTGCACGTCTGCCCTCTTGGCCGTCCCCACCGCCTGCTTTCCCCTTTGTTGTGGGTTCTGCTCCTCCACACCCGCCCTTGCCCAAGACAGTGTGGCCTCCTTGGTTCTTGGGGGACATGGATGGAGGAGGCATGTGCCAGCGGACCTGCCAGGCGTGGAGCGGGCGGCTCTGCCCAGGATGTGCACgcaggggcaggggctgctggTGCGCTGGGTTGGGGGGATGTTAGACTGGATGGGGGCTCAGGGTTCTCCTGGCTACGGGCCTGTGGGTCCCAGACCTGCAGACCCTGGGACGCCCCCCGCGGAGCTTTGGCCTCTATTTCTCCACTCCATGGCATTCGAGGGTCAGCCTCAGGCCCTGGGTGACATGAACAGAACCTTGCTTTTTTTGAGCCCGGAGGCCAGGGAGGTTGTCACCCACAGTATGAATGCCCTGCGGCTGGGCCGTGACACAGGGATATGGAGCTGTGAGGTCAGAGAGCTGGGGCTGGACTCAGGGAGGCTGGAAGGCTGAGGTCTGAGGTCAGGCCACACGGAAGAGGACGGGGACTGCAGTGCGTGTGATGGTCAGCGCATCAGCGTGGTGAGGTCATGCATAGTGAGAGCATGCGGGGGCGGGAGGGAGCACGGAGGCCACATTGAGGGTCTTGATCCTAAAGCTTCAGGATCAAGGGGCTGAAAGGGTCTAAGCCCAGGCCATGTGCAGTGGAATAGCTCACAGGAGTAGCCCGGCATCTAAGGCCACCCGGCATCACGCACCTGGGCCTCTGCTCCGCACTGTGTGATTTCTGGCAGTTGCCCCACCCTCTCTGAGCCATCTCCCCACCTGtaaagcacacagtaggtgcaccTTCCTGAGGTCCCTCCTGCCCAGGCTTGCCTCCGGGCTGGGCTGCAATGAGTCGCTCCCAGGCCCCCTTGCATCACGCTGCCCTCTGCCCCAATGACCTCACTGATGACGGAGGAGGTTCACAAGCCTCCTGGGACGTCCCCACCCCCGCTGGCCCCATGGGCTCTGGAATTCCACTCTACTGCTAGGcgagctgtgtgactctgggctcCCGGGTCCTCCAGGACTACTCTGCAGCGGTTCTGTCCTGGGCCCTGGGCACTCGTAGGCCTGCCCTGGCAGAGGCCCCCAGAAGGCTTTGTGTGTGGAGGCCGTGGCCCCTTGGCCAAACCTGGAGAGATGGGCAGGGCTGCAGGGCTGCGTCCACAAGCAGGGCTATGGCACATGGCAGGGGGCTGGGAGGCCAAGAGGAGGCCAGACCTGGGAGGACCTCAAGGGCTAGGTGTGGGGATCCTTCCTGCAGGCAGTGGGAGCCAGACTGGGTGCAGAAGGAGGGCTCTGGCCACCGTGGGCGGCGATGGGAGAACAAGGACAGGGGCCTAGGTGGTGGCTGAGCCTTGACACATGGGGATGCGCAGCTCTGGGGACACAGGATGTGTGGAGGTGGCTGTGGGGAGACGGAGGAGTCAGGCAGAGGCCACGTCTGGGGCACTCACTGGACCTCACGTCTCCCAAGACACCAGCAGGGGCGGAAGGAGAGGCGAGCCTGAAGGCGCTTGTTCTCTTTATGTGTTAAACCCACAGGTTCATGCGAGGTTGTCAGGCGCACGTGCAGATCAGGAGGAGAAAGCAGCTGCCGCGGCATAACCAGGGTGAGGACAGCGTGAGAACCGGCACGGCGGGCCCCGCAGTGCCCAGCAGCCGGCGATGCGCACGCTGGCCTTCTCCCTCTGCAGATACCATGGCCGCAGGCTGGGCACGTGTGCGAGGACGCCTGTGCCCTCCTGCTCGCCAGTGTCCACTTATCTGCTTTGGCAGGAGCGTCACCCCTGGGAGAGACTAGGACCAGAGGGGAACAAGATGTGTTCAGACCACACAGTGACTGCGGGACATGCAGGCTGGAGAGGGGCTGGCCATGTAGCAGGGCCCCTGCTGCCAGGGGATGCCCATGAGGCGGCATGACTCAGGGCGCTGTCGGGAACTGGGTGCTGGCAGGACATGGGGGACCCTGGAGCCAGAGCAGAAAGAGCTGCCCACGGGGAGGGGCTCGAGGGAGGCTGGTCTGCCTGCCTCTACAGGTTCTCCCCACCGGCAGCCTTGTGGGGCTGTTGAGGACCCAGGCCCCGTGGGGAAGGCCCCCGCCTCCCAGCCCTCCTCTGCCCGCAGCCACCTGCTCTTCGTGCTCCTCTCCAGACCAGCATCACACTCATGGGCCTCCCTCTTGAAGCAATGTCTTCCTTACTCAGCTTTGCTCCGGTCCAGGGCCTGAGGTCATggtcagggctgggcacacagggctGTGTTTGCCCAAGCGGGAGGTGAAGCACAGCGCGGTCTGAGAGTTGGGGCGGGGGGAGTGCAGGATCCTCTCCCTGGGCGACCAAAGCCCGCAGGGCAAAGACACCGACCTCGGGGTCTGCAGTAATATAGTGATTTATTGCTTCTTTAGCCACATGAGTTACCAAGGTcaaagggagggggaagaaaCTGACGAAAATAGCGGCTCATCTGGGACTGTCTTCCTTCTCAGCTTGTCCCTTGGCTTCTTTGGAGCTCAGGCTTGAGGCCATGAACTCTAACTCATTTTCTGCCGGCCCCCTGGGCCGCGAGACCTGACTAGGTGTGTGTCTCTGAAGGCTGCGGGGGGGCCCCTTCCTTGATCTCCTTGCTGGGCTGCTTGCTGGTGAGGCCCATGGCCTCTGACTGCTTCAACACCTGCACTGCCAGTGCCTCCTCCTCAGGTCTTGTCTCCGCCCAGGCCTTGGGCCGGGCCTCTTCCCGGGTCTCCAGCTTGGTGGCAGACTTCTTGTCGGAGCTGGGCTCAGGAGTCCACGGGTGCTCGGTGGCCCGAGAGCTCTCCCCCTCCTTGTTGATGGCTGCAGAGGACAGGCCCCAGGCCTTGGGCTGCACCCAGCAGTGGCTGAGGATCTCATCTATGTGCAGCCGCCGGTTGACGTCCGGCTGCAGCATGCGGTAGATGAGGTCCTTGCACTCGCCCGTCAGGTGCTTAGAGCGCGGGAAGTTGACGCGATGCTCCTTCTGGATGCGCAGCATCTTCTTGATGTTGGAGTCGTCATACGGCATGGAGCCGCAGACCATGATGTAGAGAATCACGCCTAGGCTCCAGATGTCATACACCTTGGGCTGGTAGGGGATGCCCTGAAGCACCTCAGGGGCCGCGTACGCCGCCGACCCACAGAAGGTCTTGCTCATTGTCAGTCGGCCGCTGTCATCCCGCAGGCAGCGCTTGGAGAAGCCAAAGTCAGACAGCTTGATGTTGAAATCTTTGTCGAGGAGAAGGTTCTCACACTTGAGGTCTCGGTGGACAACATCCAGGTCGTGGCAGTACTTGATGGCTGAGGACAGCTGGTGGAACTTCTTGCGCGCATCGTCTTCCTGCAGGGACCCCCGGGTCTTGATGAACTCAAGGAGGTCGCCCTGGACCCCGAGCTCCATGACGATGTAGACCTTGCCGTCGGAGGTCTCAAAGATCTCGTAGGTCTTGATGATGGAGCGGTGGTTTAGCATGGCCAGAATCTCAATTTCCCGGGGaaggaacttctccaggaagTCTGTGGGGGCTTTCTTGCGGTCGATGATCTTGACCGCCACGTTGAACTTCAGGCGCTCAGAGTAAGCAGATTTGACTTTAGCATACGAGCCCTCTCCCAAATTGATTCCCATGATGTAGCCTCGTCGCTTGAGGACGGCAGCATCATCCATGGTGCTGGGAGCACCCAGTGCCCCTGAGGCTGCCCTCTACATCCCTGCAGGACATGGGCCAGCGGCGTCCTCATTTACACTGTGGACAGAGAGTCCTCTGGCCTGCCTCCTAGAGGCCAAGACTCTGGGGTGGAACATTCGGCATTGTCTCCCTGGTGACTTCAGTGGGTGAAGTCATAAAGGAGGACTGCCCTGGGGAATGAGGCTCTGGCCTGAACCACTAAGACTCGGAACCCTGGAAGTCCGGCCAGTGGGCTGCAGCAGACAGAAGGCCAGCGGAGCATGGCCTCATCCTCAGCTGGGACCCAAGGTAGGAGGGGGATGTGGGGAATGCATCGGTCAGCCCAAGCCTCCAAACCAGAGCCAGGCCTGCTGGTGGAGCGGCGGGTTTATTTCTGCAACCCGGGGTACCCCTGGAAATCCAGGGCAGGCAGTCCCATCACTCTGGGTCTCAGCAGGAAACAGGAGAGACACTCAAGTTAGGACTGTCTGAGGAGGGTTTAATAAGGGGATGATTTACCAACATGGAGCAGAGTGTAGAGAACCCTGAGTAGTAACGGACCGCTGGAAGAAGGGTGGTCGCTGGGACCTGGGAAGAGGAGTACAGGGAGGGCCGACTTGACAGAAGCAGTGATCTCAGGTGGAGGCCACAGGACcccacggggtgggggggaaacgTCCCtgacctcttctccctccctgcagCCCTAAAAGCCCTTGATAATGTCCACGCAGGCAGCCTGCTGGCTGCACAGCAAGGCCGAGAAGGGGGAGGTGGGTCAGGAGGGGCAAGGATCCTGGCCCAGTGGTCAATGCAGTTTAGGAAGCTGGGGCTCTGCCCGCTTGCTGTGTGGTCTGCTGGACTTTTCACTTTCCTGTGCTGCTCTCCTCATCCGAACCTTTGCTGGCCGGCTCTGTGGGGTACAACCGGCAAGGGTTTCTGCTCTTGGCTGTGAGTTCCCTCCTGGGGGTCTGACCATCCATAGCCCTGGCTGGGCTCCCAGGGCAGATCTGGGACTGGGGGCAGAAGGTGGGCCTGGACTCCTCTCAGTGCAGCAGCTTCTCCCGGGAATGCTCCCTGAGGATGTGCTAACAGGGCAGCATTGGACAGGGATCGCCGTTTCCACCAGCAGTGGGGCCCCTCTGCTGTGGGCCCCTGTTGTGTGCCACGCCCTGAGGGGACAGGAGTGGGCAGGTCTGGCCTAGCCTTGGGGTTGACTTTGGCCATATCCGTCCAGAGGGAGTGGGTGCCTCTCTCAGATGACCCTGAATGTCACAGGCTGGAATCCTGGGATGCTCGGGAGGACCATGCCCTGAAGGGGCTTGGGGGTGACTGCTCCTGGAGAGTGATTTGGTgggctggaggtgggcagggctgggctgggtgccCACCAGCCTTGGCCCTCCCCCTTTTCTCTgctcccatccccacccttttccccaccctcttccccaccctcttccccacccTGACACCCTGGGCAAGCACTTGTGTGCGCAGCTGGTGGTCCTTTCTTTGGAGGACTTGCTCCTCTCTCGTCAGGGACACCCCACCTACTGTGTACCCTCCCATGGTGACAGGTGCGCGGCCAGCGCTCGGAGCGCTGTCCCTGGCGGCTTCCCTCCGTGCAGACGGGCCTGCTGTGGCGGCAGCTGTGCTGCGTCCTCCTGTCCCCGCTGTGCGGGCAGCGGCGTTCCTCCACAGGGGGCTTTGCTCCGTCTCtaggatctgggcttccctgtcAGCTCTCCTTGTGTGACCCTCCTTGAGGCTACTCCCTCATCCGTTTGAAACGTTTCAGTTGTATGTGCCCGTGAAGCCACACCTGCGTGTTCCTCACGAGGTGGAACCACCTCCGGAACCTCCTCAGGGTTAGGCCGGGTCCCTCCAGTTTTCCTCATCCCTCTCCGCAGCGGTTCGGCCTTTAAAAGACAACTTTGGGGCGCACTCTTGGGCCACTGACCGGACCTGGGGCTGCAGGTGCACGAGATGTTAAGACGCTAGGTCTCCCAGGGCCCTCTTCACCCGGTGCCCATCCCCACCCCGCCCACCGGCTCCCGTGCGCCCCGCCCCTCCATTCAGGCCCCACCCCTCCATTCAGGCCCCGCCCCAGGACCGCCCCGGCCCCTCTACGCCCCGCCCCTTCCGTGTCTGTCATCTCGGCCCCGTCGCTGAGGCTCCGCCCACGAgcctttcctctctgctcagCCAATGGCACCTTTGACTCCTCGTAGTTCCGCCCCCGAAGGGCCCACCCCTCAGCCACCGCCCCGCCCTTGGGCCCCGCCCCTTCCGGCCACTGCGCATGGGGAACACGCAGGCCCCACCCCCTCTCGGCGCTCATTGgccggcgcgggcggcgcgggcgggggcggggcggtgcGGACCGAGCAAGACGGCCGCCATCTTGCGCGGGGCCAAAGTCGGAGCGCGCGCCTGTTCGCGGCCCCTGGATCCTACTCCCGCAGCGTCCTCGCCTGGCCTGGCCCCAGCCCGGCCCGACCctcggcccggcccggcccggcctccCCGCGGGGTCGCGCGGCCGCCCCGGGGACGATGAACGGAGGATAAATGGTGCCCAAGGCAGACAGCGGTGCCTTCCTGCTGCTCTTCCTGCTGGTGCTCACGGTCACCGAGCCGCTGCGGCCAGGTGCGcagtggtgggggcgggggcgcgggcggggggcgggggcgctgGGACCCCTACCTCGCCGGGCCCTCACTTTGCGCTCGGCGGTCGACGGAGCGGGAGCAATGGGGGTCAGGCTGGGGGCCGAGGGGGCGGCTCGGGGCTCCTGGAAGCTCCTGGCTGGTCACGGTCGCTCGGCCCGGGAGCCGCCGAGCCGGGCACCGGGGGTGTTCCTGGTCTGTGACCCTCAGATGCTTTTGGAGCCCCCGGGGGCTTGCGTTTTCTGAAGGAAGCCTGTGGTGGGGAATTGGGATCGCGGCAGCAGAAGGTCCTGGACGATCCTTATCTCTTTCTGATGTACCTCCTCCTCCAGCGAGAAATCAAGACCCCAAATGCAGGGCCGATTTATCTGTCAGGCACAGGAGGCCGGGGGTCCAAGGTGATTTTGGTGGACTGTAAGAATGTTTTCTTTTACAGTCAGCAGGAAAAACCCCTAAACTTTCAGGTGGAAGGAAATACTGTTAACATGCACATATAAATACATTCGTTTATATATTGGTGCAGTTGAAAAGTGtggttcttgattttttttttaaatgttggaaggGGCCCATGAAGGCAGAAGTGTCCAGGGCTCCTTGTGTGGGTGCTGTTAAGACCTGGGTGTGTACAGCAGACAGGGGAGCACAGCGGTGTGCAGCCTCCCCAGTCAGGCTCCTGCCTGGGCACGCTGCACCTCTTGCTGCCTCTGCCATCTGTATGGAGTGCTCTGCCTCCTCCCCAGTGTCCACTTGGCAGCCAGGACCCTGGCCCACACTCAGCTGGAGTGTCCAGCGATGCTTCTCTGGACGGTGGGGTGACTGGTTGTGGGGTGGCCCTGGTAGGAACGGAAGCCAGCACTTGTGGAGGAGAGTGCTGTATGGGCTCTTGGGGACCAGAGCCAATGGATTTGTGGGCTCTTGTGATTATGTTCTTTAGAAAACATGTTTATACCTGTGGAGAAGTGAGAGTCATCCCGTCTGACTTCTGGGTCCCGATTTTGCACATTATGTCAGTGGACTCTGAGGGGTGAAGCCACACGTCATACATGTCTTTCTTGGGGTGTCTCTGGTTCCGGGTCCAGCATCTCCTCCCTGGGTGGATGGATGTGACTGATGTCCCCAACTCCTTTTCCATCTGTCCACATATCCTGCCAGCTGGCCAGGAGCAATTCAGAAAGTGTCTTGGTGTGGCTCCCCACCTGCCCATCACTAGGGATGCTCAAATGAAGAGAATATACCCTCCCTGTAGGAGTGCTCTTCAGGTGTGGAAGCAGAGTTGAGGTAGTGGCAGAGGTGGCTAACCGTGTGCCCCTGCAAAGCAGGGGGGACTTCAGGAGGCCTCACACTCAGGTCTGAGTTGGGGCAGGGGATGGCTCTGGTTGAGGGAGCAAAGTTATACTATTCATTCCATGACTCCCCACATCAGAACTTTGCAGCAGCCCCTGGTGGTGTCTTGAGTTGCCCTGCAAAACCTGGGGGGCTCCAACTGGCTCCCTGCTTTTGGTTGGGCAGCAAGGTGGGTCTCACTCTGGGTCAGATGTTCTCCTTGGGTACCTGTATGTGCTGTGTCCTTCCAGGCAGGGTCTGCTGGCTGGCGCCTGGGAGGGGGGCTTTTCTGGTCTTAGTCTGCATGCATTTTCTCAGAGTCCTGGCTTAGACCCACACTGGGGTGTGAGGAGGGAACCAGGCAGACCTGCTTCCCAGGAGGCTTTCTGCCAGGTGGAGCACTTTTGGCTCCCCTGATGCAGGCTAGGGTGTGAGGCCTTTCACAGAGTGGAACAGGAAAGTGCTGAACTTGACCTTCTGCcacaatgtcttttattttttattttatttatgtatttggctgtgttgggtctttgttgctgtgcgcgggctttctttagttgcggcaagcaggggctagtgttcgttgcagtgcatgggtttctcgttgtggtggcttctattgtggagcacagtctctaggcatgtgggcttcagtagttgtggcactcgggctcagtagttgtggctcatgggctctagagcgcaggctcagtagttgtggcgcacgggcttagttgctccgcggcatatgggatcttcctagaccagggctcgaacccgtgtcccctgcattggcaggcggattcttaactactgcgccaccagggaagtccccacaatgtcttttatttatttatttatttttatttttattttttttccccacaatgtCTTTTAAATGCATGTTTGATCTTGGTTGATTGAGGATGCGTTATATGCCAGGGGCACTCAGGTGATCCCTGTGGGTTAGATACTGTTgctacctccattttacagatgggggaaaTGAAACAGAACTCATGACACCAGGTGGCTGGGATGAGGTTTCAGTCCTAGAAGTCTGGTCTGTCCGCCATCATGCACCCTTGGCTCTTTTCCTTCCAGCTGTCTATGTCCTGCCCTGTCTGTCCTTAACACCAGCTGTGGACTCCCAGGCCACCTCTGTTCCCCTGATCCACCCAGTGGTTCTCCAGGTGAGGGTGCAGAACTTTTTCCATCTGAATACTCTGATCTGAGGGCTAGAACCAGCCCTCTTCTCAGGTCCCTGCTGTGATCAGGCATCATGAATGACAGTGGTGTGTGTTGTATACTCTGGGGCTGTGGTGAGAAAAAAAGGGTGGGGACCTCTTCGAGGGGTGACAAACATGGAGGGGCATTTGGGGGCCACCGACTGCGATACCATCGCAGTGACCTTTCTCCATCTGCATCCCATTCTCAGGGAATGCAGCATCAAGTGTTCTAAAACCGTGTTTTTCTAGCTTCAGTTAcgaaaggaaatcctgccatggTTTTGGCCACAGCTCCATCCAGGATGACCCCACCATGTACTTGCCTTCACTGAGTGAGCTGAGGCCGCAGTTCTGGAAGAGCTTGTTTTCACCTGTTTGGCCTGATAGGGGACGCTGTCTTCCTTGTGCTTCTGGGAAGCTGGCTGGGAGAGGCCAGTGATGTgcatgaggtcacacagctgaggagcagcagagctggggcacAGACCAGGGTGTGTGTGGTGGGCTGGCTCCTAGTTCAGGGTTCTGTCCCCTGTGCCACTCGGGACCCCTCCTGCTGGCTGTGCCGAACTGACAAATCCTCAGTGAGCCAGCCAGTGCCTGTGGCCTCTGGAGCGGCACATGGGTTagtgaacaggaagagggggGATATTTCACAAGCAGATGTGGCCAAAGCTCACAGACGGAGCTGGAAAGTGGAGTCTGCCCGGAGCTTGCCAGGCGCCTCCCGAGTTTGGAGCCCCTGCTCAGCCCCAACCCACAGCACTGCCGAGCTTGTCC includes these proteins:
- the TSSK1B gene encoding testis-specific serine/threonine-protein kinase 1, yielding MDDAAVLKRRGYIMGINLGEGSYAKVKSAYSERLKFNVAVKIIDRKKAPTDFLEKFLPREIEILAMLNHRSIIKTYEIFETSDGKVYIVMELGVQGDLLEFIKTRGSLQEDDARKKFHQLSSAIKYCHDLDVVHRDLKCENLLLDKDFNIKLSDFGFSKRCLRDDSGRLTMSKTFCGSAAYAAPEVLQGIPYQPKVYDIWSLGVILYIMVCGSMPYDDSNIKKMLRIQKEHRVNFPRSKHLTGECKDLIYRMLQPDVNRRLHIDEILSHCWVQPKAWGLSSAAINKEGESSRATEHPWTPEPSSDKKSATKLETREEARPKAWAETRPEEEALAVQVLKQSEAMGLTSKQPSKEIKEGAPPQPSETHT